The Lycium barbarum isolate Lr01 chromosome 10, ASM1917538v2, whole genome shotgun sequence genome includes a region encoding these proteins:
- the LOC132612700 gene encoding uncharacterized protein LOC132612700 translates to MGKTEIDHDHALYLHPFDTTGAPTVTIQLKGSENYSVWSRAIRIQLLGKNKLGFIDGTVKKEDFEADLEHNWDRCNAIVLGWIMSSVAKELRTGIVYAEDARGIDSVQTYFSKLRGLWAEFDSMVPPPYNCSKSKDFVEHLQRQKLMQFLMGLNESYEQARSHILMTSPAPTVNKAYAMLIERESQRNAASISMKGEGTDLAALMCHDPTP, encoded by the exons ATGGGGAAAACTGAGATTGATCATGATCATGCACTTTATCTTCATCCTTTTGATACTACTGGAGCTCCAACAGTCACAATCCAGTTGAAAGGATCTGAGAATTACTCCGTATGGAGCCGTGCGATACGAATCCAACTGTTAGGGAAGAACAAGTTAGGGTTTATTGATGGTACGGTCAAAAAGGAGGATTTCGAAGCAGATCTAGAGCATAACTGGGATCGCTGCAATGCGATTGTGTTGGGATGGATAATGAGCTCAGTTGCGAAGGAGTTACGAACAGGAATTGTATATGCAGAAGATGCTAGG GGAATAGATAGTGTGCAGACGTATTTCTCAAAGCTTAGAGGTTTATGGGCAGAATTTGACAGCATGGTGCCACCACCATATAATTGCTCTAAGTCTAAAGATTTTGTTGAACATTTGCAGAGGCAGAAGTTGATGCAGTTCCTTATGGGACTAAATGAGAGTTATGAGCAGGCAAGGAGTCATATACTGATGACAAGTCCAGCTCCGACTGTCAACAAGGCCTATGCTATGCTAATTGAAAGGGAGAGtcaaaggaatgcagcaagtatTTCTATGAAGGGCGAAGGGACTGACTTAGCTGCactcatgtgtcacgacccaaccccgtag